The following proteins come from a genomic window of Streptomyces liliiviolaceus:
- a CDS encoding TIGR02680 family protein, protein MTTDARGLVPLPRSGPAANTTPATTTGTRFRLHRAGIQNVWQYDAQEFSFGEGRLLLRGKNGAGKSKALEMLLPYLLDGDSRALDATGTGRTTLPWLMLDGFEQTNRLGYLWVEFRGTADDGGQRFLTLGVAIRASKSTQKALPTFFVTPLRIGEDLHLVDGGKPLPVDRLKELVGSDNTTERAVMHRSRVARDLFGITDATRYRNLTQLLHRLRRPTVGDRIEHGGLASLLSETLPALDEDVVEKVARNLHDLDAVRDELGRLERTDTALRTFLTSYRGYLAGVLRASAQRVSHELGVLAQRRRVAGDAAQRTSDLRTQEEEAKGRLETLREEEQAARTDLAALHASHAYRSLRELSERRGTVEALHTAAVAAFTTLRNAHDTEESTAERLAEGVEHLGSRLAELGTEHRELLTHAEKAGLPTGHLGEAMALSRTALSQAAEAELTTPDGETSTVRHRSAARVNTATTREGLRSWQNQLEDAETVAKNRARMVQEVNRLISRADAARAGAAQADAERERLEGEAEETAGRLDVSRQNVAEESDVYAGSVAEWTAHTRTVLGPDCPPLDAVHATVGHETSADAPFADRTLPPDIDSQAWRTAQTALEPYGEELTARRDALALGAGRLNEEADRLTKQKRDWEQRTDPEPSAPHHRVAERTPGSGAPFYRLVDFADNLAPADRAGLEGALEASGILDAWVGADGILLDPRTRDTLLQPGPALSDGPTLASALRPAPEPGCGVTSERVEGLLAAVALAPAAQTTTHNAVYYDGSWRLGVLSGRHDKGDTEYVGAAVRAATRRRILAELEERITRTKQRLADVRAELAVTDAMRRALTLAERNFPRAQDLAKAWSRAESADKALRDLTVKATRAARQAEEARALAVSARAEADATATAHDLPGAPDALDRVRTALAALLSGVGHLRRAVGGTGERLGANQTDAERYERACEDRLVAEESYKVHLTRLRTAEQDLRTREEAIGSSAEEILTREQETKQRIANAVRALPGAGRARDDLHDLRVRAEEDEKRLRGTLADQETAVIDTGGALRSALGRPEVVLGAGLDRSSLPEYVSDDPSVDVRSRLRALRALADAVEQALGRPKNEVSDSTLLNRHTDLRDQLAGGFDAQLEERDGIKVCRLVDDHGSHDVAAVGERIAGQAAEARGRLTEREREVFQRFLTGELGDHLSTQVITAANLIAALNDTLRTVRTSHGLGVELLWKLDEDVDADVRAAVDLLRSPSSLRTREETEQLREVLQRRIEDARRADPSAGYAAHLRTALDYRDWFRFHTFVVEDAAPGRRRKLTGRTGLSQGEQRVLSYLVLFAAAAAHFTSLAESAPHAPRLILLDDAFAKVDEPTHGRLGRILVDLDLDFVLTSERLMGNWPEVPSLHIYECLRDPHVRGVATLHYTWNGRHRRLVSV, encoded by the coding sequence ATGACCACCGACGCGCGTGGCCTCGTTCCGCTGCCGCGTTCCGGCCCCGCGGCAAACACCACCCCCGCGACCACCACCGGCACCCGCTTCCGACTGCACCGGGCAGGCATCCAGAACGTCTGGCAGTACGACGCCCAGGAGTTCTCCTTCGGCGAAGGACGGCTGCTCCTGCGCGGCAAGAACGGCGCGGGCAAGTCCAAGGCCCTGGAGATGCTGCTCCCGTATCTCCTGGACGGCGACTCCCGGGCACTGGACGCAACCGGCACCGGCCGCACCACGCTCCCCTGGCTGATGCTGGACGGGTTCGAGCAGACCAATCGTCTCGGGTACCTGTGGGTGGAGTTCCGGGGCACGGCCGACGACGGCGGCCAACGTTTCCTGACGCTCGGTGTCGCCATCCGTGCCTCGAAGTCGACGCAGAAGGCGCTGCCGACGTTCTTCGTCACCCCGCTGCGGATCGGTGAGGATCTGCACCTGGTCGACGGTGGGAAGCCGTTGCCGGTCGACCGGCTCAAGGAGCTCGTCGGCTCCGACAACACGACCGAGCGTGCCGTCATGCACCGCTCCCGGGTGGCCCGCGACCTGTTCGGCATCACCGACGCGACGCGCTACCGCAACCTCACCCAGCTCCTCCACCGGCTGCGGCGCCCCACGGTCGGGGACCGCATCGAGCACGGCGGCCTGGCCTCCCTGCTGAGCGAGACCCTGCCAGCGCTCGACGAAGACGTGGTCGAGAAGGTGGCACGCAACCTCCACGACCTCGACGCCGTACGGGACGAACTCGGCCGCCTGGAACGCACCGACACAGCACTGCGCACGTTCCTCACCAGTTACCGCGGCTACCTGGCCGGAGTCCTGCGCGCCTCCGCGCAGCGAGTCAGCCACGAGCTGGGCGTCCTCGCGCAGCGGCGCCGGGTGGCCGGAGACGCCGCACAGCGGACGAGCGACCTGCGGACGCAGGAGGAGGAGGCGAAGGGCCGGCTGGAGACCCTGCGCGAGGAGGAACAGGCCGCCAGGACCGACCTGGCCGCCTTGCATGCCAGTCACGCCTACCGCAGCCTGCGCGAACTGTCGGAACGCCGCGGCACGGTCGAGGCGCTGCACACCGCCGCCGTGGCCGCCTTCACCACCCTGCGCAACGCGCACGACACGGAGGAGAGCACGGCGGAGCGGCTCGCCGAAGGGGTCGAACACCTGGGGAGTCGGCTGGCCGAGCTGGGAACCGAACACCGCGAGCTGCTGACGCACGCGGAGAAAGCCGGGCTCCCCACCGGTCATCTCGGCGAGGCGATGGCCCTGTCACGCACCGCCCTGTCCCAGGCCGCCGAGGCGGAGCTGACGACTCCGGACGGGGAGACGAGCACCGTACGGCACCGGTCGGCAGCCCGCGTGAACACGGCCACCACGCGGGAGGGGCTGCGGTCCTGGCAGAACCAGCTGGAGGACGCCGAGACGGTCGCGAAAAACCGGGCCCGTATGGTCCAGGAAGTGAACCGCCTCATCTCACGGGCGGATGCGGCCCGCGCCGGAGCGGCTCAGGCCGATGCCGAGCGGGAACGGCTGGAGGGCGAGGCGGAAGAGACCGCCGGCCGTCTCGACGTCAGCCGCCAGAATGTGGCCGAGGAGAGCGACGTCTATGCGGGCAGTGTCGCCGAGTGGACAGCGCACACGCGGACCGTGCTGGGGCCCGACTGCCCGCCGCTGGACGCCGTCCATGCCACGGTCGGCCACGAGACCTCCGCCGACGCACCGTTCGCGGACCGCACGCTGCCCCCCGACATCGACAGTCAGGCGTGGCGAACCGCCCAGACCGCACTCGAACCGTACGGCGAGGAACTCACCGCACGCCGGGACGCACTGGCGCTCGGCGCCGGCCGACTCAACGAGGAAGCCGACCGCCTGACGAAGCAGAAACGGGACTGGGAGCAACGTACCGACCCCGAGCCGTCGGCCCCGCACCATCGCGTCGCCGAAAGGACGCCGGGCAGCGGAGCACCCTTCTACCGGCTCGTGGACTTCGCGGACAACCTGGCACCGGCCGACCGAGCCGGTCTCGAAGGGGCGCTGGAAGCAAGCGGAATCCTGGACGCGTGGGTAGGCGCGGACGGCATCCTTCTCGACCCCCGCACCCGGGACACCCTCCTCCAGCCCGGTCCCGCTCTGTCCGACGGACCGACTCTCGCATCGGCGCTACGCCCGGCACCTGAACCGGGGTGCGGTGTGACGTCCGAGCGCGTGGAGGGTCTGCTGGCCGCTGTCGCACTCGCACCGGCAGCACAGACCACCACACACAACGCGGTCTACTACGACGGCAGTTGGCGTCTGGGCGTACTCAGCGGCCGTCACGACAAGGGCGACACCGAGTACGTGGGGGCCGCCGTACGCGCAGCGACCCGGCGCCGCATCCTCGCCGAGCTGGAGGAGCGGATCACGCGGACGAAACAGCGGCTCGCCGACGTCCGCGCCGAACTCGCCGTAACCGATGCCATGCGTCGGGCTCTCACACTCGCCGAACGGAACTTCCCCCGGGCACAAGATCTCGCGAAAGCATGGAGCAGGGCCGAATCAGCCGACAAGGCCCTGCGTGACCTGACCGTCAAGGCGACCCGGGCGGCACGGCAGGCCGAGGAGGCCCGCGCTCTCGCGGTGTCGGCGCGTGCCGAGGCGGACGCCACCGCGACCGCCCACGACCTGCCCGGCGCCCCTGACGCACTGGACCGCGTACGCACCGCACTGGCTGCCCTGCTCAGCGGTGTGGGGCATCTGCGCAGGGCGGTCGGCGGCACGGGCGAGCGGCTCGGCGCGAATCAGACGGATGCCGAACGGTACGAGCGTGCCTGTGAGGATCGCCTGGTCGCGGAAGAGAGCTACAAGGTCCATCTCACCCGACTGCGCACCGCTGAGCAGGACCTGCGGACCCGCGAGGAGGCCATCGGATCGTCCGCGGAGGAGATCCTCACCCGCGAGCAGGAGACCAAGCAGCGCATCGCGAACGCCGTCCGCGCCCTGCCTGGGGCTGGGCGAGCCCGCGACGACCTCCACGACCTGCGCGTGCGCGCGGAAGAGGACGAGAAGCGTCTGCGCGGGACCCTGGCGGACCAGGAGACAGCGGTCATCGACACCGGCGGCGCTCTGCGCAGCGCTCTCGGCCGACCGGAGGTGGTACTCGGCGCCGGACTGGACCGGTCCTCGCTGCCCGAGTATGTGTCGGACGATCCCAGTGTGGACGTCCGCAGCCGTCTGCGCGCGCTACGGGCTCTCGCCGACGCCGTGGAGCAGGCCCTCGGCCGTCCGAAGAACGAGGTGTCGGACAGTACCCTGCTCAACCGGCACACCGATCTGCGCGACCAGCTGGCCGGCGGATTCGACGCACAGCTGGAGGAACGCGACGGGATCAAGGTCTGCCGACTGGTCGACGACCACGGGTCCCATGACGTCGCGGCCGTCGGCGAGCGGATCGCGGGCCAGGCTGCGGAGGCCCGAGGACGGCTCACCGAACGCGAACGCGAGGTGTTCCAGCGGTTCCTGACCGGCGAGCTCGGCGACCATCTCTCAACTCAGGTCATCACCGCGGCGAACCTGATCGCGGCTCTCAACGACACCCTGCGGACCGTGCGCACCTCCCACGGTCTCGGCGTCGAGCTGCTGTGGAAGCTGGACGAAGACGTGGACGCGGACGTCCGGGCAGCCGTGGACCTGCTGCGCAGTCCGTCGAGCCTCCGAACGCGCGAGGAGACCGAGCAGCTCCGCGAAGTCCTGCAACGCCGGATCGAGGACGCCCGACGGGCCGATCCCTCAGCCGGTTACGCCGCCCACCTTCGGACCGCGCTGGACTACCGCGACTGGTTCCGCTTCCACACCTTCGTGGTCGAGGACGCGGCTCCGGGTCGCCGTAGGAAGCTGACCGGCCGGACCGGGCTGAGCCAGGGCGAACAGCGAGTGCTCTCCTACCTCGTGCTCTTCGCCGCAGCCGCCGCCCACTTCACCAGCCTCGCCGAGTCGGCACCGCACGCGCCACGGCTGATCCTCCTGGACGACGCCTTCGCCAAGGTCGACGAACCCACCCACGGTCGACTGGGTCGTATCCTCGTCGACCTCGATCTCGACTTCGTCCTCACCAGCGAACGACTCATGGGCAACTGGCCCGAGGTTCCATCCCTGCACATCTACGAGTGCCTGCGTGATCCCCATGTCCGAGGCGTGGCCACCCTGCACTACACCTGGAACGGCCGCCACCGGCGTCTGGTATCCGTGTGA
- a CDS encoding TIGR02679 family protein: MSTLPTATREWLTGPGLTRLWSSVRKRLESNGVQATGSLRLTAMNLQERNDLSLLLGKPLTGAAVTVRLDMLDARLRASAAGLGLRQTLEEIGPPLANRRAARADETARREQVWSSLASSLDASPLVGQEWPQQWYDLVRRAGVPRGVTPEAAVWTLQQAVQILTTLLGPERGGARGRGELAAMATGSAHGLDDGTWLARLVQRGVALAHGTEFPDNAAGRRALWRLVSVTPDEVSSTVLTYGLRPEGESWRERALRERAEHHAELHVTPRDLHDLQLQLPAATLIHICENPRVVEAAADAACVQPLVCTSGSAATVVFTLLDTLAATGCRFAYHGDFDWPGIALANRVIRRYEAQPWRMSTADYEHLAARSQAEGTPQLALAGQPVSADWDPDLAPAMTALGVALHEEATLDLLVADLSRQT, translated from the coding sequence GTGAGCACACTGCCCACCGCGACCCGCGAATGGCTGACGGGTCCCGGGCTCACCCGGCTCTGGTCGAGCGTACGCAAACGACTGGAGAGCAACGGCGTACAGGCCACCGGCTCCCTCCGGCTCACCGCGATGAACCTGCAAGAACGCAACGACCTGTCACTCCTGCTGGGCAAACCTCTCACCGGTGCCGCCGTGACGGTGCGGCTCGACATGCTCGACGCACGGCTTCGCGCCTCGGCGGCCGGACTCGGGCTGAGACAGACCCTGGAGGAAATCGGACCGCCCCTCGCCAACCGCCGCGCTGCCCGGGCAGACGAGACGGCGCGGCGGGAGCAGGTGTGGTCTTCTCTCGCTTCATCACTGGACGCCTCCCCACTCGTCGGCCAGGAATGGCCCCAACAGTGGTACGACCTGGTGCGCCGGGCCGGCGTTCCGCGAGGAGTGACACCCGAAGCAGCGGTCTGGACACTCCAGCAGGCGGTCCAGATCCTCACCACCCTCCTCGGACCCGAGCGCGGCGGTGCACGCGGCCGAGGTGAACTCGCCGCAATGGCGACCGGCTCCGCGCACGGCCTGGACGACGGCACCTGGCTCGCCCGCCTCGTCCAACGCGGTGTCGCCCTCGCCCACGGCACCGAGTTCCCCGACAACGCGGCCGGTCGACGCGCTCTGTGGCGGCTGGTCTCCGTCACTCCGGACGAGGTCTCCAGCACGGTGCTGACGTACGGACTGCGACCCGAGGGCGAAAGCTGGCGGGAGCGGGCTCTGCGGGAGCGGGCCGAGCATCACGCCGAACTTCACGTCACACCACGCGACCTGCATGACCTCCAACTGCAACTCCCCGCCGCAACGCTCATCCACATCTGTGAGAATCCGCGCGTGGTGGAAGCCGCAGCGGACGCGGCCTGCGTCCAGCCACTCGTGTGCACTTCCGGCAGCGCCGCCACGGTGGTCTTCACGCTTCTCGACACCCTCGCCGCCACGGGCTGCCGCTTCGCGTACCACGGCGATTTCGACTGGCCGGGGATCGCTCTGGCCAACCGGGTCATCCGCCGCTACGAAGCCCAGCCGTGGCGCATGAGCACTGCGGATTACGAGCACCTGGCCGCTCGCAGCCAGGCTGAGGGCACCCCTCAACTGGCACTCGCCGGCCAGCCTGTCAGCGCGGACTGGGACCCGGATCTCGCCCCTGCCATGACCGCCCTCGGCGTCGCGCTCCACGAGGAGGCCACTCTCGATCTCTTGGTGGCCGACCTGTCACGCCAGACGTAG
- a CDS encoding ATP-dependent helicase, translating to MQLTSNQLAAIDTVDRHLGIVACAGSGKTEVIARRVVKLLRLPGVEPRHIVAFTFTDRAAGELKQRIVSRVREELGDVRGLAELFVGTMHGYALSMLQSQVPETFKCTVLSDVQARVLIDRNSRASGLTTTQIRTKGKPTRPMKRYVNSRLYQRVLGMLREDEIDQDESPSDVLDGLSSYRALLQRLHYLDYSEILRLAADLLLPPPSTGGPASEPVVNLRAHVQDTVRYVVVDEYQDTNPVQEQLIAGLIQFGANLCVVGDDDQTIYQWRGSAVNNILTFTTRHSSAKTVTLNENFRSSKAVVDLARRVAEGIDPSRRLSKSMIASGHQSYDRGDLLALSFGTPQEEAAWICDRIEWMIGLPFTDRASAPSRGLAYSDFAVLFRSVSGDADPLVTEMRARGIRYIIKGLSRLFQTPEVQAAKTCFDYIAGTVDGDAVVTAWTDARLGLREEALKRGVKILDEARGWAEGMPWDTYTIQGTYQRFLGEVGVREEHLTAEVGRERSELAFYNLGRFSTAIGDYERIHFLSSPPDRFATFAKWLEHQAGDYYEESDADAGYARPDAVTIATVHQAKGMQWPAVFVPCMRRNRFPSKRQGGLGVFHIVPEAAVNDADRYRGSEDDERRLFYVAATRAQKYLALSFSPGPGKLYQRESQFFAEATRNTYVLTREAARPDESTLNRLPSTPLADTPDIVFSFSELKYLFECPYQFKLRFLYGFDSPLQKELGYGKSLHDVMAEVHKRAVKGDIVDTTEVEALVDRHLHAPFAPEPLKEQLRNAAIRSVHRYLRENGSRLALTVHSEQPVEVHLTPGVTVSGRIDLIRRIDTGEQSIVDFKSKERAQADAVTRDQLHIYVAGYEELSGKRADLVEVLNLDEGSRSSREEVNDTLLKEISGKVAKAGDQLRHNDMPRKTSWCGTCAACDFAAICRDRPSTP from the coding sequence GTGCAACTGACCTCTAATCAGCTGGCAGCGATCGACACCGTGGACAGGCACCTGGGAATCGTCGCGTGCGCCGGATCCGGAAAGACAGAAGTCATCGCCCGGCGGGTGGTGAAGTTGCTCCGACTGCCCGGTGTTGAGCCGCGGCACATTGTCGCCTTCACGTTCACCGACCGGGCGGCCGGAGAGCTGAAGCAGCGCATCGTCTCTCGCGTCCGAGAGGAACTGGGAGATGTCCGTGGATTGGCCGAGCTTTTCGTCGGCACCATGCACGGCTACGCATTGAGCATGCTGCAGTCCCAGGTGCCGGAAACGTTCAAGTGCACTGTCCTCAGCGATGTACAGGCTCGTGTTCTGATCGACCGCAACAGCCGGGCCAGCGGTCTGACGACAACACAGATCCGCACCAAGGGCAAACCGACCCGCCCGATGAAGCGATACGTCAACTCCCGTCTCTACCAACGAGTTTTGGGCATGCTCCGCGAGGACGAGATCGACCAGGACGAGTCGCCGTCGGACGTACTCGACGGCCTGAGCAGTTACCGGGCGTTGCTCCAGCGCCTTCACTACCTCGACTACAGCGAGATCCTCCGCCTCGCCGCGGACCTGCTGCTCCCGCCGCCGAGTACGGGAGGGCCGGCCAGCGAACCCGTGGTCAATCTGCGTGCCCACGTGCAGGACACGGTCCGGTACGTCGTGGTGGACGAATACCAGGACACCAACCCCGTCCAAGAGCAGTTGATCGCCGGCCTCATCCAGTTCGGCGCGAACCTGTGCGTCGTGGGGGACGACGACCAGACGATCTACCAGTGGCGTGGAAGCGCGGTGAACAACATCCTGACGTTCACCACCCGCCACAGCAGCGCCAAGACCGTGACGCTCAACGAGAACTTCCGCTCGTCCAAGGCGGTGGTGGACCTTGCACGCCGGGTGGCGGAGGGCATCGATCCCTCGCGTCGGCTGAGCAAGTCGATGATCGCCAGTGGCCACCAGAGCTATGACCGCGGCGACCTGCTGGCCCTCTCCTTCGGTACGCCGCAGGAGGAGGCCGCGTGGATCTGCGACCGCATCGAGTGGATGATCGGCCTGCCCTTCACCGACCGTGCCAGCGCGCCATCACGGGGCCTGGCGTACTCTGACTTCGCCGTCCTCTTCCGCAGCGTGTCGGGCGACGCCGACCCGCTGGTCACAGAGATGCGCGCCCGGGGCATCCGCTACATCATCAAGGGCCTGAGCCGCCTGTTCCAGACGCCCGAGGTCCAGGCCGCCAAGACCTGCTTCGACTACATCGCTGGAACCGTCGACGGCGACGCCGTCGTCACGGCCTGGACGGACGCCCGGCTCGGGCTCCGCGAGGAAGCCCTGAAACGCGGGGTGAAGATCCTCGACGAGGCCCGCGGCTGGGCGGAGGGCATGCCCTGGGACACCTACACGATCCAGGGCACCTACCAGCGTTTCCTGGGCGAGGTCGGCGTCCGCGAGGAACACCTCACGGCCGAGGTCGGCCGCGAGCGCAGCGAGCTCGCCTTCTACAACCTGGGACGATTCAGCACCGCCATCGGCGACTACGAGCGCATCCACTTCCTCAGCAGCCCGCCGGACCGGTTCGCCACCTTCGCCAAGTGGCTGGAGCACCAGGCCGGCGACTACTACGAGGAGAGTGACGCCGACGCCGGATACGCCCGGCCCGACGCCGTCACGATCGCCACCGTCCACCAGGCCAAGGGCATGCAGTGGCCGGCGGTGTTCGTGCCCTGTATGCGCCGCAACCGCTTTCCCAGCAAACGGCAGGGCGGACTCGGTGTGTTCCACATCGTCCCGGAGGCCGCCGTCAACGACGCCGACCGCTACCGCGGCAGCGAGGACGACGAGCGCCGGCTCTTCTACGTGGCCGCGACCCGCGCCCAGAAGTACCTCGCCCTCTCCTTCTCTCCTGGGCCAGGCAAGCTCTACCAGCGGGAGTCGCAGTTCTTCGCCGAGGCGACCCGCAACACCTACGTCCTGACCCGGGAGGCCGCCAGGCCCGACGAGTCCACGCTGAACCGGCTGCCCTCAACCCCTCTGGCCGACACGCCCGACATCGTCTTCAGCTTCAGCGAGCTGAAGTACCTGTTCGAATGTCCGTACCAGTTCAAGCTGCGGTTCCTGTACGGCTTCGACTCGCCGTTGCAGAAGGAACTCGGGTATGGCAAGTCACTCCATGACGTGATGGCCGAGGTGCACAAGCGCGCTGTGAAGGGCGACATCGTCGACACGACGGAGGTGGAGGCGCTCGTCGACCGGCACCTGCACGCTCCGTTCGCACCGGAGCCGCTCAAGGAACAGCTGCGCAACGCGGCCATCCGCTCCGTCCACCGCTACCTCCGCGAAAACGGCTCGCGACTGGCCCTCACCGTGCACTCCGAGCAGCCGGTGGAGGTGCACCTCACGCCGGGGGTGACCGTCAGCGGACGCATCGACCTGATCCGCCGGATCGACACCGGTGAGCAGTCCATCGTGGACTTCAAGTCCAAGGAACGCGCCCAGGCTGACGCTGTCACCCGCGATCAACTGCACATCTACGTTGCGGGGTACGAGGAACTGAGCGGCAAACGCGCCGACCTCGTCGAGGTCCTGAACCTCGACGAGGGCAGCCGCAGCAGCCGCGAGGAGGTCAACGACACCCTGCTGAAGGAGATCTCCGGCAAGGTCGCCAAGGCCGGGGACCAACTCCGCCACAACGACATGCCCCGCAAGACCTCGTGGTGCGGCACCTGCGCCGCCTGCGACTTCGCCGCAATCTGCCGGGACCGGCCCAGCACTCCGTAA